In a genomic window of Numenius arquata chromosome 5, bNumArq3.hap1.1, whole genome shotgun sequence:
- the LOC141464701 gene encoding endogenous retrovirus group V member 1 Env polyprotein-like, translated as MLERPLFIKRNNNTAPKVGSFSFNLTMDLNGTICERGKTINDTREGCPPAVTLGLWLNYSYSCTPDGLWWLCGDGRARKSLPDFWDGVCTLGYVIPQNRVYNHSHPPPGIVRTHWRKVREIPTNPLAERPLAFRSFVRRFFPQLGVSELEKAIVNLSVTVEKIENLTMDAIQKLQTEVSSLSKVVLQNRMALDLITAKEGGVCLIINQSCCSYINQEKIIETDVSRIWHQSKVLHQVSQDDASLGFSNPWERLASWLPNLTWLRQLFVVVIMIIVLGLLVCCMLQCVMWMCKQTGNTYEEWKKHKLRQNIESGKYFAKTLNGNGII; from the coding sequence ATGTTGGAAAGGCCATTATTCATAAAGAGAAACAATAATACCGCCCCAAAGGTTGGAAGTTTTAGTTTTAATCTAACTATGGATCTTAATGGAACCATATGTGAACGGGGAAAGACCATCAATGATACCCGTGAGGGGTGTCCACCGGCAGTGACATTAGGATTATGGCTTAATTATTCTTATAGCTGTACTCCTGATGGGCTCTGGTGGCTATGTGGGGATGGGCGTGCTAGGAAATCATTACCCGATTTTTGGGATGGGGTCTGTACTTTAGGGTATGTGATTCCCCAGAATAGAGTATATAATCACTCGCATCCTCCACCAGGAATTGTACGAACACACTGGCGAAAGGTACGTGAGATCCCGACTAATCCCCTTGCGGAAAGGCCGTTGGCTTTCCGTAGTTTTGTAAGACGGTTCTTTCCCCAGTTAGGAGTAAGCGAACTGGAAAAGGCTATAGTAAATCTTTCAGTCACTGTGGAAAAGATTGAAAACCTTACTATGGATGCCATCCAGAAACTGCAAACCGAAGTATCGTCCCTCAGTAAGGTGGTCCTGCAAAACCGTATGGCCTTAGATCTAATcacggcaaaggagggaggagtctGCCTGATAATCAATCAAAGTTGCTGTtcatatataaatcaagagaaaataattgaaacaGACGTATCACGAATTTGGCACCAGTCAAAAGTATTGCATCAAGTATCACAAGATGATGCTTCGTTAGGGTTTTCTAACCCCTGGGAAAGGCTCGCTTCTTGGCTACCTAATCTTACATGGCTTAGACAGCTCTTCGTTGTCGTTATCATGATTATTGTATTAGGATTATTAGTTTGTTGTATGCTACAGTGTGTTATGTGGATGTGTAAACAAACTGGAAACACGTATGAAGAGTGGAAGAAACATAAGTTAAGGCAGAACATTGAAAGTGGCAAGTATTTTGCCAAAACCCTTAACGGGAACGGCATCATATAG